The following proteins come from a genomic window of Mycobacterium sp. DL:
- a CDS encoding response regulator: MITVLIVEDEPLIAEAHQTYLGRIPGFSVAGIAHTARDAMRAASEAAASPAPIDLVLLDIGLPDASGISLASALAGLRPTPDIITITSERDLEMVRAAVGHGALAYLLKPFTFAAFRDRLERYQRYRDALPAGTDAASQAEVDRAMAELRVSSDRAAAPKGAASGTNDEIARTVRDSVDGATADEVARKVGVSRVTAWRYLERLADEGTVSRNTDYGKAGRPKTRYQWR, from the coding sequence GTGATCACTGTACTGATCGTCGAGGACGAACCGCTGATCGCTGAGGCCCATCAGACCTATCTCGGTCGCATACCGGGCTTTTCGGTAGCCGGCATCGCTCATACCGCACGCGATGCGATGCGGGCGGCATCCGAGGCCGCCGCATCACCGGCGCCGATCGACCTCGTTCTGCTCGACATCGGCCTCCCCGACGCCAGCGGCATCTCGCTGGCCTCGGCGCTGGCCGGGTTGCGGCCCACCCCGGACATCATCACGATCACCTCGGAGCGGGATCTCGAAATGGTGCGCGCCGCAGTCGGACACGGTGCGCTGGCCTACCTCCTCAAGCCTTTCACCTTCGCCGCCTTCCGGGATCGACTCGAGCGCTACCAGCGCTACCGCGACGCGTTGCCCGCGGGCACCGATGCCGCCAGTCAGGCCGAGGTCGATCGGGCGATGGCCGAATTGCGCGTCAGCTCAGATCGTGCCGCCGCACCCAAGGGCGCGGCCTCGGGCACGAATGACGAGATCGCCCGCACGGTGCGGGATTCCGTGGATGGGGCGACCGCCGATGAGGTGGCCCGGAAGGTGGGGGTGTCACGGGTGACCGCATGGCGCTATCTCGAACGCCTTGCCGACGAGGGCACCGTCAGCCGGAACACCGACTACGGCAAGGCCGGTCGACCCAAGACCCGGTATCAGTGGCGCTGA
- a CDS encoding STAS domain-containing protein has product MQQFTEGQVDGVDVVAASGAVDMLTAPRLQELATAVLAREPACLVIDLTHVDFLGSAGMQVLMTTRNRLGPGTRLAVVADGPATARPLKITGITDLIEIFPTLDIALQNFAEGSASTR; this is encoded by the coding sequence GTGCAGCAATTCACTGAAGGTCAGGTCGACGGCGTTGACGTCGTCGCAGCTTCGGGTGCCGTCGACATGCTGACCGCGCCGCGGTTGCAGGAGCTCGCGACCGCAGTGCTCGCACGCGAGCCCGCCTGCCTCGTCATCGATTTGACGCATGTCGATTTTCTCGGGTCGGCGGGCATGCAAGTGCTGATGACCACGCGGAACCGGCTCGGTCCGGGCACCAGGCTCGCTGTCGTCGCCGATGGCCCCGCCACGGCCCGCCCGCTGAAGATCACCGGCATCACCGACCTCATCGAGATCTTCCCGACCCTGGACATCGCTCTGCAGAACTTCGCGGAGGGCTCGGCATCCACCCGGTAG
- a CDS encoding sensor histidine kinase has product MRQTRSPLRRPAWPRSLAGQAIALQILVIALIVAAGSALALIDARQDGDVAAEGQVLGIASALADSPSTAEAIETGRATEILQPVTEAVRAHTDIAFITIMAPDRTRFTHTDPTQIGGDYLGTIEPALRGETFTEVYTGTLGSSIRAVAPVRNSAGDIVGVVSAGILQRSLADRWRAQWPVIAAVGLGALAVSLVGVWAIRRRLLRQTHGLRPDELRVMYEHHDAILHSVSEGLVVLDRSGIALVNDEARRLLALPPGEVEQSELPEFLRTYNPGARDEIHVTDDRVLVVNRSPVHNPGGADTTGSEVVTIRDRTELQGALGELNSLKVLTDSLRSQAHEAANKLHTIVTMVEMGRAEEAVEFATAELALSQQLVDRLSHDVGEPALVALLLGKSAQADERGIELTVTEDTHLPADTDELLLTGQEMVTVLGNLIDNAMEACDRADPWVEVTVTQDADGLLIRVADSGEGMDTSTFQNAMQRGYSTKSSADTEQHGLGLALVAQVVQRHRGVLTADVTYGSVVTVTVANS; this is encoded by the coding sequence ATGCGACAGACTCGATCGCCGCTGCGCCGCCCGGCGTGGCCGCGGTCGCTGGCCGGCCAGGCGATCGCGCTGCAGATCCTGGTGATCGCACTGATCGTGGCCGCCGGAAGCGCACTCGCCCTGATCGACGCGCGTCAGGACGGCGACGTGGCAGCCGAGGGGCAGGTGTTGGGAATCGCCTCCGCCCTGGCCGATTCGCCGTCCACGGCAGAGGCCATCGAGACCGGCCGTGCCACCGAGATCCTGCAACCGGTCACCGAGGCGGTACGGGCACACACCGACATCGCGTTCATCACGATCATGGCGCCGGATCGGACCCGGTTCACCCACACCGACCCGACACAGATCGGCGGCGACTATCTCGGCACCATCGAGCCTGCGCTGCGCGGTGAGACGTTCACCGAGGTGTACACCGGCACGCTGGGTTCCTCGATCCGCGCGGTGGCCCCGGTGCGCAACTCCGCGGGCGACATCGTCGGGGTGGTGTCGGCGGGGATCCTGCAGCGCAGCCTGGCCGACCGATGGCGCGCACAGTGGCCGGTGATCGCGGCGGTAGGCCTTGGCGCTCTGGCGGTTTCGTTGGTCGGGGTGTGGGCGATCAGGCGCCGGCTGCTGAGGCAGACCCACGGGTTGCGCCCCGACGAACTGCGGGTGATGTACGAACACCACGACGCCATCCTGCACTCGGTGTCCGAGGGTCTGGTCGTGCTCGATCGCAGCGGCATCGCTCTGGTCAACGACGAAGCACGGCGCCTGCTGGCGCTGCCCCCGGGTGAGGTCGAACAGTCGGAACTACCGGAGTTCCTGCGCACCTACAATCCCGGCGCCCGTGACGAGATCCACGTGACCGACGACCGGGTTCTGGTGGTCAACCGCTCCCCCGTCCACAACCCGGGGGGAGCCGACACCACCGGTTCGGAGGTGGTCACCATCCGGGACCGGACCGAATTGCAGGGCGCGCTCGGCGAACTCAACTCGCTCAAGGTGCTCACCGACTCACTGCGGTCGCAGGCGCACGAGGCCGCGAACAAGCTGCACACCATCGTGACCATGGTGGAGATGGGCCGCGCCGAGGAAGCTGTCGAGTTCGCGACCGCGGAACTCGCACTGTCCCAACAGCTCGTCGACAGGCTGTCGCACGACGTGGGCGAGCCTGCGCTGGTCGCGCTGCTGCTGGGGAAGTCGGCCCAGGCCGACGAGCGTGGCATCGAGTTGACCGTCACCGAGGACACCCACCTGCCCGCCGACACCGACGAACTGCTGCTGACGGGTCAGGAGATGGTCACTGTGCTCGGCAACCTGATCGACAACGCGATGGAGGCGTGCGACCGCGCGGATCCGTGGGTGGAGGTCACCGTCACCCAGGATGCCGACGGACTGTTGATCCGGGTGGCCGACAGCGGAGAAGGCATGGACACCAGCACTTTTCAGAATGCTATGCAGCGCGGGTACTCGACGAAGTCGAGCGCCGACACCGAACAGCACGGGCTGGGGCTGGCATTGGTGGCCCAGGTGGTCCAGCGCCACCGCGGCGTGCTGACCGCTGACGTGACCTACGGTTCGGTCGTGACAGTGACGGTGGCGAATTCGTGA
- a CDS encoding CsbD family protein, with protein sequence MGDNNSGPEEAVKGVVEGVKGKAKEVVGVVTGRDDLQREGEAQQDKAEAQREAAKKEAEAESARAAAKANEERQKAEQ encoded by the coding sequence ATGGGTGACAACAATTCGGGTCCCGAGGAAGCCGTCAAGGGCGTCGTCGAGGGTGTGAAGGGCAAGGCCAAGGAGGTCGTCGGCGTCGTCACCGGTCGCGACGATCTGCAGCGCGAGGGCGAGGCCCAGCAGGACAAGGCCGAGGCTCAGCGCGAGGCCGCCAAGAAGGAGGCCGAAGCCGAGAGCGCGCGCGCCGCTGCCAAGGCGAACGAGGAACGGCAGAAGGCCGAGCAGTAG
- a CDS encoding DUF732 domain-containing protein: protein MFGRYASLTVAAFSATATALTLGSPVAHATEADAQFLAVVESLGLQFATPDEAVEAGNNVCDIVAEGSANNINPAEIRTSLVASLLGEGLDVPSATRLMQGAVGAYCPDFQAIVAD from the coding sequence ATGTTCGGTCGGTACGCATCCCTCACGGTTGCCGCGTTCTCGGCGACCGCGACGGCGTTGACCCTCGGATCGCCGGTCGCGCACGCCACCGAAGCCGACGCCCAGTTCCTCGCTGTCGTCGAAAGCCTCGGCCTCCAGTTCGCCACACCGGATGAAGCAGTCGAAGCCGGGAACAACGTCTGCGACATCGTGGCCGAAGGCAGCGCCAACAACATCAATCCCGCCGAGATTCGCACCAGCCTGGTCGCTTCGCTGCTCGGAGAGGGCTTGGATGTTCCCTCGGCGACCCGATTGATGCAGGGCGCCGTCGGCGCCTACTGCCCGGACTTCCAGGCCATCGTCGCCGACTGA
- a CDS encoding amino acid ABC transporter substrate-binding protein/permease, with product MRAELSANPGGSTAATHRHVFTAVFIALAGLLGIGLLSPAVASAQDETYQIATDITFAPFEFQDSSGEYVGIDMDLIRAIAEDQGFTVDIKPLGFDAALQAVQANQVDGVIAGMSITDERKQVFDFSEPYFESGVQMAVLDTNNDIKSYEDLRGKRVAVKNGTEGATFADSIKDRYGFTTVSFADSASMYDEVRTGNSQAIFDDYPVLAYGIAQGNGFKTVTPKEKGSNYGFAVNKGQNAELLRKFNEGLNNLRESGRYQEIVDGYLGAGATEADNSFFGLIKSTFPLLMAGLKMTLILTVVSIAIALALGIVFGLMRVSRSIWLRGIGTTYVDIFRGTPLLVQAFFIYFGIPTALNFQMSALTAGIITLSLNAGAYMTEIVRGGILSVDKGQMEASRSLGIGYLPTMRKVILPQAIRTMIPSYINQFVITLKDTSILSVIGIAELTQTGRIIIAGNFQSFNMWLIIGIIYFVVIMALTKLSDQLEKRLVK from the coding sequence ATGCGAGCCGAACTGTCGGCCAACCCAGGTGGCAGCACCGCAGCCACCCACCGGCACGTGTTCACGGCGGTGTTCATTGCTCTGGCGGGCCTGCTCGGCATCGGCCTGCTCTCTCCGGCAGTGGCCTCGGCGCAGGACGAGACCTATCAGATCGCGACCGACATCACGTTCGCACCGTTCGAATTCCAGGACAGTTCGGGCGAATACGTCGGCATCGACATGGATCTCATCAGGGCGATCGCCGAGGATCAGGGCTTCACCGTCGACATCAAGCCACTCGGATTCGACGCCGCACTGCAGGCGGTGCAGGCAAACCAGGTCGACGGTGTCATCGCCGGGATGTCGATCACCGACGAACGCAAGCAGGTATTCGATTTCTCCGAACCGTATTTCGAGTCCGGCGTCCAGATGGCGGTGCTCGACACCAACAATGACATCAAGTCCTATGAAGACCTCAGGGGCAAGCGGGTCGCGGTGAAGAACGGCACCGAGGGTGCGACATTCGCCGACTCCATCAAGGATCGCTACGGGTTCACCACGGTGTCCTTCGCGGATTCGGCGTCGATGTACGACGAGGTCCGGACCGGCAACTCGCAGGCCATTTTCGACGACTACCCGGTCCTGGCCTACGGCATCGCTCAGGGCAACGGCTTCAAGACCGTGACGCCCAAGGAGAAGGGATCCAACTACGGGTTCGCGGTGAACAAGGGCCAGAACGCCGAGCTGCTCAGGAAGTTCAACGAGGGCCTGAACAACCTCCGCGAGTCTGGCCGCTACCAGGAGATCGTCGACGGCTATCTGGGTGCGGGCGCCACCGAGGCCGACAATTCCTTCTTCGGCCTGATCAAGAGCACCTTCCCGCTGTTGATGGCCGGCTTGAAGATGACCCTGATCCTGACGGTGGTGTCGATCGCCATCGCACTGGCCCTCGGTATCGTGTTCGGCCTCATGCGGGTGTCGCGGTCGATCTGGCTCCGCGGCATCGGCACCACCTATGTCGACATCTTCCGTGGCACACCGCTTCTGGTCCAGGCGTTCTTCATCTACTTCGGCATACCGACGGCACTGAACTTCCAGATGTCGGCGTTGACGGCAGGCATCATCACGCTCTCGCTCAACGCCGGCGCGTACATGACCGAGATCGTGCGCGGCGGAATCCTCTCCGTCGACAAGGGGCAGATGGAGGCATCCCGGAGCCTGGGCATCGGGTATCTGCCGACCATGCGCAAAGTGATTCTGCCGCAGGCGATCCGCACGATGATCCCGTCCTACATCAACCAGTTCGTCATCACCCTGAAAGACACCTCGATCCTGTCGGTGATCGGCATCGCCGAATTGACGCAGACCGGACGGATCATCATCGCCGGGAACTTCCAGTCCTTCAACATGTGGCTCATCATCGGCATCATCTACTTCGTCGTCATCATGGCGCTGACGAAACTTTCGGACCAACTCGAGAAGAGGCTCGTGAAATGA
- a CDS encoding GAF domain-containing SpoIIE family protein phosphatase, which produces MQLAEEVELGLTGSLNHRRTALRFLTLLRPELADWAVLVLPDERTGSVRLHGGSTVSFTDVVSHSAISGTRLDRLLRTGSTELTAVVSTPDDGPLVQILPHPQLRGEVIATGATQLLAVGLSARGATLGVLLLSRTGGFDAEDVALATRIAPRAAVALDSARLYEERAQIAAVLSRALRPPSLPDIDNIRLAARYRPAAAHLDIGGDFYDVIATGSDWLLTLGDVCGKGVEAASLTGRTRQSIRTAAHFDGHPASLLRALNTVLHGSETDQFVTVLCARLRVAAAHADVELATAGHPAPIILRSTGEVEQPELFGTASGLVPDVHYRTLELRLHPGDTMLMFTDGVEEARGADGLYGVERLMALLPEYAGASPDVVCEAIEQTVVEYVDSGPHDDIALLAVTCGR; this is translated from the coding sequence ATGCAGCTGGCCGAGGAGGTGGAACTCGGACTCACCGGCTCGCTCAATCATCGCCGCACAGCACTGCGCTTCCTCACTCTGCTCCGCCCCGAACTCGCCGACTGGGCGGTGTTGGTCCTCCCTGACGAGCGGACCGGCAGCGTGCGCCTCCACGGCGGCAGCACGGTGAGCTTCACCGACGTCGTCTCGCACTCCGCGATCAGTGGCACCCGCCTGGACCGGCTGCTGCGCACCGGCAGCACCGAGCTCACCGCGGTGGTGTCGACACCCGACGACGGTCCCCTGGTGCAGATCCTGCCGCACCCGCAGCTGCGTGGGGAGGTGATCGCAACAGGTGCGACACAACTCCTGGCAGTCGGTCTGTCCGCCCGCGGAGCCACGCTCGGGGTGCTGTTGTTGTCCCGCACCGGCGGATTCGACGCCGAGGACGTCGCACTCGCCACACGCATCGCCCCGCGCGCGGCCGTCGCGCTGGACTCGGCCCGGCTGTACGAGGAGCGCGCGCAGATCGCGGCCGTGCTCTCCCGCGCGCTGCGCCCCCCGTCGCTGCCCGATATCGACAACATCCGGCTCGCGGCTCGATACCGCCCTGCCGCAGCGCATCTCGACATCGGCGGTGACTTCTACGACGTGATCGCGACGGGTAGCGACTGGTTGCTCACGCTGGGTGATGTCTGCGGCAAGGGCGTCGAGGCGGCCTCGTTGACCGGGCGCACCCGCCAGAGCATTCGCACCGCTGCACATTTCGACGGCCACCCCGCCTCGCTGCTTCGCGCACTCAACACCGTCCTGCACGGGTCCGAAACAGATCAGTTCGTCACAGTGCTCTGCGCACGTCTGCGGGTGGCAGCGGCGCACGCCGACGTCGAGCTCGCGACCGCCGGCCACCCGGCGCCGATCATCCTGCGATCCACCGGCGAGGTCGAACAGCCCGAACTCTTCGGCACCGCAAGCGGATTGGTTCCCGACGTGCACTACCGCACCCTCGAGCTGCGGCTGCACCCCGGCGACACCATGCTGATGTTCACCGACGGAGTCGAGGAGGCCCGCGGAGCCGACGGTCTCTACGGCGTCGAGCGACTCATGGCTCTGCTACCCGAATATGCAGGCGCCTCACCGGATGTCGTCTGCGAAGCGATCGAACAGACCGTCGTGGAGTACGTCGACTCCGGACCCCACGATGACATCGCGTTGCTGGCGGTCACTTGCGGCCGCTAG
- a CDS encoding cobalamin B12-binding domain-containing protein, protein MAPEFSPTRAYEAALAADDAGAARALMERLLADGMDPVTILTDVVAASQRTVGARWQRGEWTVAKEHAATAIAVAATQAVTRNVQRTPPTRGRVLVACAEREWHALPAMIINCALRADGWDSILLGAATSPARLNQYLQDHGPEAVAVSCSVLGSLPATRRFIEASTASGVPIVAGGPALGYDDVRARALGATAWAADAHGAVTAIASVPAVVGPAPPLPAAQAAEQADLEHDHRGLVATLRAGWSLTSGPLAAPQVAEDALHQLLHAVSAVLLTGDSRPVTETAFWIVDLMATRGIGAAVIDDLRTQAVVALADRPLSRDIVATHFTVSL, encoded by the coding sequence GTGGCGCCGGAATTCAGCCCCACGCGGGCATACGAGGCGGCATTGGCCGCCGACGACGCCGGCGCCGCCAGAGCCCTCATGGAGCGTCTGCTCGCCGACGGCATGGATCCGGTCACCATCCTCACCGATGTCGTCGCCGCGTCCCAACGCACCGTGGGCGCCCGGTGGCAACGGGGCGAGTGGACGGTCGCCAAGGAGCACGCGGCCACCGCCATCGCGGTGGCCGCGACCCAGGCCGTCACCCGGAACGTGCAGCGCACCCCCCCGACGCGCGGCCGGGTACTGGTGGCGTGCGCAGAGCGGGAGTGGCATGCGTTGCCCGCCATGATCATCAACTGCGCGCTGCGCGCAGACGGCTGGGACAGCATCCTCCTGGGAGCCGCCACATCGCCGGCGCGACTCAACCAGTACCTCCAGGACCACGGCCCCGAGGCGGTGGCGGTGAGCTGCTCGGTCCTGGGGTCGCTGCCTGCGACGCGCCGGTTCATCGAGGCGAGCACTGCGTCGGGGGTGCCGATCGTCGCCGGCGGCCCGGCGCTGGGGTACGACGACGTCCGGGCCAGAGCGCTGGGAGCGACGGCCTGGGCTGCCGACGCGCACGGCGCGGTCACCGCGATCGCCTCGGTGCCGGCCGTGGTCGGTCCGGCGCCGCCGCTGCCCGCCGCCCAGGCCGCCGAGCAGGCCGACCTGGAACACGACCACCGCGGGCTCGTCGCCACCCTCAGGGCGGGCTGGTCGCTGACATCCGGACCACTGGCCGCCCCGCAGGTCGCCGAGGATGCGCTGCATCAACTGTTGCACGCGGTGTCGGCCGTTCTGCTGACCGGTGATTCGCGACCGGTCACCGAGACCGCCTTCTGGATAGTCGATCTGATGGCCACTCGAGGTATCGGCGCCGCAGTGATCGACGACCTGCGTACCCAGGCCGTCGTCGCGCTGGCCGACCGTCCGCTGTCTCGTGACATCGTCGCCACCCACTTCACCGTGAGCCTCTGA
- a CDS encoding amino acid ABC transporter ATP-binding protein: MTALIPEAAASEPAGTVKIRIEGLKKSFGDLVVLDGIDTTVSHGEVVCVIGPSGSGKSTFLRCLNKLEDITGGKVVVDEFDLTDPKVDLDKVRQHIGMVFQHFNLFPHMTVIENVTLAPLLTKKMDKSAAEKKALELLDQVGLAEKAHVKPATLSGGQKQRVAIARALAMNPSIMLFDEATSALDPEMVGDVLEVLRALARGGMTMVVVTHEMGFAREVASRVLFMAEGKIVEDAPPAELFDNPKHPRLQDFLSKVL; the protein is encoded by the coding sequence ATGACCGCACTCATTCCCGAGGCCGCTGCGTCCGAACCGGCGGGCACGGTCAAGATCCGGATCGAGGGACTCAAGAAATCCTTCGGCGACCTGGTGGTACTCGACGGGATCGACACCACGGTCAGCCACGGCGAAGTCGTCTGTGTCATCGGCCCATCCGGATCCGGCAAGTCGACGTTCCTGCGCTGCCTCAACAAGCTCGAGGACATCACCGGAGGCAAGGTGGTCGTCGACGAGTTCGACCTCACCGACCCGAAGGTGGACCTGGACAAGGTGCGCCAGCACATCGGCATGGTGTTCCAGCACTTCAATCTCTTCCCTCACATGACGGTGATCGAGAACGTCACGCTGGCACCGCTTTTGACGAAGAAGATGGACAAGTCGGCTGCGGAGAAGAAAGCGCTCGAACTGCTCGACCAGGTGGGACTTGCGGAGAAGGCGCACGTCAAGCCCGCCACGCTCTCCGGAGGCCAGAAGCAGCGGGTCGCGATCGCCCGAGCACTGGCGATGAACCCGTCGATCATGCTCTTCGACGAGGCCACCAGCGCGCTCGATCCGGAGATGGTCGGCGACGTCCTCGAGGTGCTGCGCGCACTCGCCCGGGGCGGCATGACCATGGTGGTGGTGACCCACGAGATGGGCTTCGCCCGGGAGGTCGCCTCACGGGTGCTGTTCATGGCCGAAGGCAAGATCGTCGAGGACGCACCGCCGGCGGAGCTGTTCGACAACCCCAAGCATCCGCGGCTGCAGGACTTTCTCTCCAAGGTGCTCTGA